The region GCACCACGTCCTGCTGGCGGTTGGCGTTGACCGCGAACTCGGTCGTCCAGTTGCCGCGCATGTTGTCCAGGATCGCCGCGCCGGCGCCGATCTGGCCGTCGAGGATCTGGTACTGCACGCGCTGGGCCGAACGGGTGAAGATGATGAAACCGGTCAGCAGCGCGATCGGCAGGCCGGTCAGCGGCCACAGGATCCAGGAACCGGTCCAGATGCCGATGGCGACGAACACCGCGAGGATGAGGACCGCGACGCCGGCGGCCAGCGGGATACTGCGCGGGCTCTGGCGGTGGACGACCTTGGCGACCATGCCGATCTGCTTGAGCCGGCCGGGCTCCTTCTTGTCCTTGCCCTGGGCGGGTGCTGTGCTCTCGGAACCCTTTTTCGCCATCGTGCTCTCAGGCAGCGGGCGCCGACGGACCGTCGGCGGGGACGGAGATCCCGAAGCTGCCTTGCCTCCTTCTACCTACGCGGTCGACTCGTGCGGCGCCCTTCGGCGCCACCTGCCGGGGCGCCCTGTCGGACCCCCAGGATATGCGGCGGGACCCGGGTGCGCGGAACGGTGGCCCGGAGGCCACCGTTCCAGCTTGGTCACGACTCGGGCGGAAAGCCCGTTATGTACTACTTGGTCAGGGCGGCGGCCTCGGCGTCACGCTTCTCGCGCGCCTGCTGGTAGAGGCGTCCGGCCCGGTAGGACGAACGCACCAGCGGCCCCGACATGACACCGGCGAAGCCGATCTCCTCGGCCTCCTCGCCCAGCTCCACGAACTCCTGCGGCTTCACCCAGCGGTCGATCGGGTGGTGCAGCTTGGAGGGGCGCAGGTACTGGGTGATGGTCAGCAGGTCGCAGCCGGCCTCGTGCAGGTCGCGCATGGCCTCGCTGATCTCCTCCCGGGTCTCGCCCATGCCCAGGATGAGGTTCGACTTGGTGACCAGGCCGTCCTCGCGGGCCTTGGTGATGACCTCCAGGGAGCGCTCGTAGCGGAAGCCCGGGCGGATGCGCTTGAAGATGCGCGGCACCGTCTCCACGTTGTGCGCCAGCACCTCGGGGCGGGACCCGAAGACCTCGGCCAGCTGGTCGGGGTCGGCGTTGAAGTCCGGGATGAGCAGCTCGACGCCGGTGTCCGGGTTCAGCTCGTGGATCTTGCGCACCGTCTCGGCGTAGAGCCAGGCGCCGCCGTCCTCCAGGTCGTCGCGGGCGACACCGGTGATGGTGGCGTAGCGCAGCCCCATCGTCTTGACCGAGTTGGCGACCTTGGTCGGCTCCATGCGGTCCAGCGCGGTGGGCTTGCCCGTGGCGATCTGGCAGAAGTCGCAGCGGCGGGTGCACTGGTCGCCGCCGATGAGGAAGGTGGCCTCGCGGTCCTCCCAGCACTCGTAGATGTTGGGGCAGCCCGCCTCCTGGCACACCGTGTGCAGGCCCTCGGTCTTGACCAGTGAGCGCAGCTCGGAGTACTCCGGCCCCATGTGCGCCTTGATCTTGATCCACGGCGGCTTCTTCTCGATGGGGGTCTCGCTGTTGCGCGCCTCGACGCGCAGCAGGCGGCGGCCCTCAGGAGCGATGGTCAACGTGAACCCGTTCCCTTCTGTGCCCCGCGGACCCGGACGCCCTGGTGAGGGCGGGGCCGTGCGGGGGCCGGCTCATGGTGTGGTGTGTCATCCCCGGGCGGCGACGGGCTCGGACAGCAGTCCGGGGCCGTCGATGTGGCTGTACTGGTGCGCGCCCAGGACGTCCGCCAGGTGGCGCTCCATCAGCGGTCGCACCTCGGCGACCGGGACGTCGCGCCCGGTTTCGGCGGTGAGCGAGGTGACCCCGGCGTCGGAGATGCCGCAGGGGACGATCCGGTCGAACCACGACATGTCATTGTTGCAGTTCAGGGCGAGCCCGTGCATGCCGACCCCGCGGGCGATGCGGCAGCCGATCGCCGCGATCTTGCGTTCGATGAGCCCGCGGTCGGGGTCGGCGTCCAGCCACACCCCCGTGCGCCCCTCCACACGCCTGCCGACGAGGCCGTACTCCGCGATGGTGCGGATGATGGCCTCCTCCAGCATGCGGACGTAGGCGATCACGTCGATGGGGTCCGGGAGCCGCACGATGGGGTACACCGTGAGCTGCCCGGGGCCGTGCCAGGTGATCTTGCCCCCCCGGTCGATGTCCACGACCGGCGCTCCGGGGTCTGTGATGGGACGATCCGACCTCCCGGTGCGCTTGCCCGCCGTGTACACGGGTTCGTGCTCCAGGAGGAGGACGGTGTCGGCCACCTCGTCGGCGACGCGGCGCTCGTGGAGCCGCTTCTGCAGGTCCCAGCCCTGATGGTAGGGGACGGGGGTGGCGCCGAGCCATGCGTAAACGAGATCACTCACACATTCACTCTACGCCCCGGCGGAAGGCAGCGGTCGGGCCAGGATGTCGGATAGCGCACTGTCGATGGTGGGAAGTGTGAAGGAATAACCTTCCTTGATCAGGCGTTCGGGCCGCCCCCGCAGATCGAGCAGGGCCGTCTCCTCCGCGTAGTCCCCCAGGGTGGCGCGCAGCGCCGTCGCCGGGACCCGCAGCACCGCCGGGCGGTCCAGGGCGCGGGCCAGGGCCTCGGTGAAGGCGGCGTTGCTCACCGGCTCGGGCGCGCACAGGTTGACCGGCCCGGTGACGTCGGGCCGCTCCAGCAGGAACCGGATCGCCCCGATGGCGTCGCGCATCGCGATCCACGTCATGTACTGGGCCCCCGAGCCGATCCGGCCGCCCAGCCCCGCCCGGTACAGCGGCAGCACCGAGCGCAGGTAGCCGCCGGAGCGGTCCAGCACCACCGCCATCCGCAGGTGCGCGGTGGAGATCCCGGCCCCGGCGGCCTCGGCGGCCGCCGCCTCCCAGTCGCGGCACACCTGCGCCAGGAAGCCGGTGCCCGCCGGGTCGGCCTCGGTCACTACCCGGCCCCCGGTGTCGCCGTAGAACTGCATGCCGGAGGCGGCCAGCAGCCGCGGGGGAGGGGCGTCCATACCGGTCAGCGCCCGCGTCAGGGTGCGGGTGCCGCGCACCCGGGCCCGCCGGATCGCCTCCCGCCGCCCCCGGGGCCACGGCGCATGGCTCAGCGGCGCCCCCGCCAGGTGCACCACCGCGTCGGCGCCGTGCAGCGCAACGGTGTCCACCCGCCCCTGTTCGGGACGCCACTCGGCCTCCTCCAACCGCGACCGGTAGACCGGCCGGGGCGCGTGCCGCACCATCCGCACGACCCGGTGCCCGTCGGCGAGGAGCGCCTCGACCAGCACCGCCCCGACGAGTCCCGAACTGCCCGTGATCGCCACTTTCATGCTCAGGTGTCTACCCGGCGCGGGAGCGAGTACCGGGGCCGGGGTGCCCTTGTGGGGGCCGCCCCGATTTTTTCCCGGGGATTTTCGCCAAAGTCCTGCGCGCGGGGCCCCGGGTCTTCTACTTTGAACGTGGGACATGGAACTCCGCGTCAACGCGGGGCTACCGTGGGCGACGCGCTGTCGGGCTGGCTGTCGCGTCCACCCAACAGACCTTTGATGATGGGGATCATCAGGGGATGGTGATTGGTGGGGTAGAAAGACGGGGCGGCACCGCGAGGTGCCGCCCCGTCCACCGTTCCCGGCCCGTGCTCTCGCGCCCGGCGGGCTCAGGCCGGGTAGGGCCGGTGTCGGCGCGCCTCGCGCAGGGCCAGGGCCCACCAGGACAGCTCGTCCAGCAGGAGCTTCGCCGCGGCGTCGGCGCCCGCCATCTCCGGGCCGGGGAGCCCGTCCGGGCCGAAGAGCGCGCCCGCGTTGTGCAGGCTCACCGTGTCGCGGATCGTCGCCACGTGCAACTCGGAGAAGACCGTGCGCAGCTGCTCGATCGCGCGCAGGCCGCCGGACATCCCGCCGTAGGAGACGAACCCCGCGGCCTTGCCGAACCACTCCCGGCGGGCCGAGTCGATCGCGCTCTTGAGCGGGCCCGGATAGCCGTGGTTGTACTCGGGGGTGACCACCACGTACCCGTCGGCGGCCGCCACCCGGGGGCCGAAGTCCGCCAGCGGGGCGCCGTGCCCGTGACCGTACCGCTCGTCGGCGGGCAGGTCGGCCACGTCCAGGACGTCGACGTCCAGGTCCGGTCGGCCCAGGGCCAGGTCCACGAACCAGCGGGAGACCGCCGGCCCCGTGCGTCCGTTCCGGTTCGAGCCCAGGATCACCGCGATCCGCAGGTTGTCCATGTGTCAGGTCCTTGTGCCGTGCTGGTCGGTGCACCAACGCTAAAACCTCAACCGCTGTAGAGGTCAAGCGGATGTGAACTTTCACGCCGGAGGGCCGGGCACCGTGCGGTGCCCGGCCCTCCGGGGCGGATCGGCGGACGGCTAGGACAGGCCCAGCTCGCCCTCGAAGTCGCCCTCCTCCAGGCGGTCCTTGACCGCCGTGAGGAAGCGGCCCGCGTCGGCGCCGTCGATCAGCCGGTGGTCCACGGCCAGGGACAGGTACACCATCGAGCGCACGGCGATGACCTCGCCGCCCATGGCCGGGTCCTCGACCACGACCGGGCGCTTGACGACCGCGCCGGTGCCCAGGATCGCGACCTGCGGCTGGTTGATGATCGGGGTGCCGAACAGCGCCCCGGTGCCGCCGGTCTCGGCGATGGTGAACGTGCCGCCGCCCAGCTCGTCCGGGCCCAGCCGGCCGGTGTGGGCCCGCTCGCTCAGGTCGGAGATGGTGCCGGCCAGGCCGCTCAGCCCGAGCTTGCCCGCGTCCTTGACGACCGGGACCAGCAGGCCGCGCTCGGTGTCCACCGACACGCCCAGGTTCTCGACGTCGTGGTAGGTCACCTCCTGCTTGTCCGCGTCGATGAACGCGTTGAGCTTGGGGTGGGCGCGCAGCGCCTCCACCGTCGCCAGCGCGAAGAACGCGAAGAAGTCCGGAGCCGTTCCGCCGTTCTCGGCGGCCCGCTCGCGCAGGCGCGCGATCTTGGTGACGTCCACCTCGGCGACCTGGGTGGTCGTCGCCGAGACGTGCAGGGACTCCACCATGCTGTCGGCGATGTACTTGCGCAGCCGGGTGAGCTTCTCGGTGCGCCCGCGCAGCGCCGTGTCGGCGCCCTGCTTGCGCGGGGCCGAGGACGGAGCGGTCGGGGCGGCGGCGCGCGCGGCGGCGGCCTTCTGCTCCTCGGCGGCCTTGAGCACGTCCTGCTTGCGGATGCGCCCGCCCACGCCGGTGCCCCGGACGCGGCTCAGGTCCACGCGGTGCTCGGCGGCGAGCTTG is a window of Nocardiopsis changdeensis DNA encoding:
- a CDS encoding DUF4191 domain-containing protein — encoded protein: MAKKGSESTAPAQGKDKKEPGRLKQIGMVAKVVHRQSPRSIPLAAGVAVLILAVFVAIGIWTGSWILWPLTGLPIALLTGFIIFTRSAQRVQYQILDGQIGAGAAILDNMRGNWTTEFAVNANRQQDVVHRVVGRPGVILVGEGDPHRLKSLIASEKKRVSRVALDTPIYDYKVGNGEDQVPLAKLQRTLVRLPRTLDKKDVTQLNYRLRALPAKMQMPKGPMPKNAKMPRGLRGQSGG
- the lipA gene encoding lipoyl synthase; its protein translation is MTIAPEGRRLLRVEARNSETPIEKKPPWIKIKAHMGPEYSELRSLVKTEGLHTVCQEAGCPNIYECWEDREATFLIGGDQCTRRCDFCQIATGKPTALDRMEPTKVANSVKTMGLRYATITGVARDDLEDGGAWLYAETVRKIHELNPDTGVELLIPDFNADPDQLAEVFGSRPEVLAHNVETVPRIFKRIRPGFRYERSLEVITKAREDGLVTKSNLILGMGETREEISEAMRDLHEAGCDLLTITQYLRPSKLHHPIDRWVKPQEFVELGEEAEEIGFAGVMSGPLVRSSYRAGRLYQQAREKRDAEAAALTK
- the lipB gene encoding lipoyl(octanoyl) transferase LipB encodes the protein MSDLVYAWLGATPVPYHQGWDLQKRLHERRVADEVADTVLLLEHEPVYTAGKRTGRSDRPITDPGAPVVDIDRGGKITWHGPGQLTVYPIVRLPDPIDVIAYVRMLEEAIIRTIAEYGLVGRRVEGRTGVWLDADPDRGLIERKIAAIGCRIARGVGMHGLALNCNNDMSWFDRIVPCGISDAGVTSLTAETGRDVPVAEVRPLMERHLADVLGAHQYSHIDGPGLLSEPVAARG
- a CDS encoding TIGR01777 family oxidoreductase, with translation MKVAITGSSGLVGAVLVEALLADGHRVVRMVRHAPRPVYRSRLEEAEWRPEQGRVDTVALHGADAVVHLAGAPLSHAPWPRGRREAIRRARVRGTRTLTRALTGMDAPPPRLLAASGMQFYGDTGGRVVTEADPAGTGFLAQVCRDWEAAAAEAAGAGISTAHLRMAVVLDRSGGYLRSVLPLYRAGLGGRIGSGAQYMTWIAMRDAIGAIRFLLERPDVTGPVNLCAPEPVSNAAFTEALARALDRPAVLRVPATALRATLGDYAEETALLDLRGRPERLIKEGYSFTLPTIDSALSDILARPLPSAGA
- a CDS encoding NADPH-dependent FMN reductase: MDNLRIAVILGSNRNGRTGPAVSRWFVDLALGRPDLDVDVLDVADLPADERYGHGHGAPLADFGPRVAAADGYVVVTPEYNHGYPGPLKSAIDSARREWFGKAAGFVSYGGMSGGLRAIEQLRTVFSELHVATIRDTVSLHNAGALFGPDGLPGPEMAGADAAAKLLLDELSWWALALREARRHRPYPA
- the sucB gene encoding 2-oxoglutarate dehydrogenase, E2 component, dihydrolipoamide succinyltransferase; this translates as MPTSVSMPALGESVTEGTVTQWLKNVGDTVEVDEPLLEVSTDKVDTEIPSPVAGVLTQILVQEDETVEIGAEIAVIGEAGEDSAAPAAPAAEEARPEPAAAPEPEPAPEPEPEPRQEQARSAAEAPEPAAPAAEGPETPVTMPALGESVTEGTVTQWLKSVGDTVEVDEPLLEVSTDKVDTEIPSPVAGVLTQILVQEDETVEIGARIAVIGGAGAAAAPAAPAAPEPAPAKAAEPAAAEPAPEPAAPAPAPASTDTPSVDIGTLSSTGPSGTDTGTEGYVTPLVRKLAAEHRVDLSRVRGTGVGGRIRKQDVLKAAEEQKAAAARAAAPTAPSSAPRKQGADTALRGRTEKLTRLRKYIADSMVESLHVSATTTQVAEVDVTKIARLRERAAENGGTAPDFFAFFALATVEALRAHPKLNAFIDADKQEVTYHDVENLGVSVDTERGLLVPVVKDAGKLGLSGLAGTISDLSERAHTGRLGPDELGGGTFTIAETGGTGALFGTPIINQPQVAILGTGAVVKRPVVVEDPAMGGEVIAVRSMVYLSLAVDHRLIDGADAGRFLTAVKDRLEEGDFEGELGLS